The Ciona intestinalis unplaced genomic scaffold, KH HT000068.2, whole genome shotgun sequence genome contains a region encoding:
- the LOC101242203 gene encoding sushi, von Willebrand factor type A, EGF and pentraxin domain-containing protein 1 isoform X11, producing MWNPLAVVIVVCLLLLEVSAYPHCGVSHLSRRPCGRPAIDRFNCLQRGCCYDRNAVHINIRCYYKASTLSFGNQVIGPSTTPTSTPVTTQTTSAAPSASQLIMQSLALITSNGADYTTALALLAREILGTNVYSTIEFAQKYGDDYLLLQIISAAEGKSPPNQAKLLHHGGENGYPGSQVLSQCSPQNRNNTCGNPFYTTRSSCLRWNCCWDFASRSCYHSTNNIIYMRRRCPPGFTNPPKCIEINECLSNPCMNNGVCVDKINGYKCICPISPAGPNCEIYCATPQSPRNGAVTPVKQFYNANDIVRYSCNVGYDLFGRSENVCTRSGQWSTSTPHCLEACGKPTDIANGRYSPVLTPPYYKINQVVTYACDANYVLQGSPVIICQINGQFTQTRASCIPVVVKCSNPPALLNGQFISAIEYAVNAQVRYTCNTGYRLDNSDVITCQTSGQFTSLTAVCTKVCTTPPTLANGDFTVKNNANQYDINTVLTYTCNSGYRLDNSPTITCQASGQFTALTAVCTRVIKCTNPPALMNGLYSPQQNSYSVNDVITYTCNNGYKINNSPTITCQASGQFTALAATCTKVCSTPPTLANGDFTVKNNANQYDINTVLTYTCNSGYRLDNSPTATCQASGKFTALTAVCTKVCSTPPTLANGDFTVKNNANQYDINTVLTYTCNSGYRLDNSATVTCQASGQFTALTAVCTTVCLIPPPLPNGAYSPTRNPVIFNVNEIITYTCNANFKLKGSNTVRCETNGQYTTLAATCASDDKCGGPPLLTNGEYSPVKTPLEYNINENVVYTCNSGYRLDNSDTITCQAANQWSTLSAVCTKVCLTPPTLTHGSYTPVNNPLKYDINTVLTYTCGSGFLLENSDKITCTSTGQWSALAATCTRVCTAPPALANGDYSPKNNPVVYRIGDTVTYTCGSGYTLSSSATSTCQSTGQWVAPTATCVKVCLTPPSLTNGAYMPVTAEYAVHAVVTYTCNNGYKLENVNSISCPASGTWPALPTTCTRICSTPPTLANGDFTVKNNANQYDINTVLTYTCNGGYRLDNSPTITCQASGKFTALAATCTKVCSTPPTLANGDFTVKNNANQYDINTVLTYTCNSGYRLEKSPSITCQASGKFTSLGAVCTKVCTTPPTLANGDFTVKNNANQYDINTVLTYTCNSGYRLDNSPTATCQASGQFTKLTAVCTKVCSTPPTLTNGDFTVKNKANQYDINTVLTYTCNGGYRLDKSPTITCQASGKFTSLGAVCTRVCTTPPTLANGDFTVKNNANQYDINTVLTYTCNSGYRLEKSPTVTCQASGKFTSLAAVCTTVCSTPPTLANGRFTVKNNANQYDINTVLTYTCNSGYRLDNSATITCQASGQFTSLAATCTKVCSTPPTLANGDFTVKNNANQYDINTVLTYVCNSGYRLDNSATITCQASGKFTALAATCTKVCTTPPTLANGDFTVKNNANQYDINTVLTYTCNSGYRLDNSATVTCQASGQFTALAATCTKVCTTPPTLANGDFTVKNNANQYDINTVLTYTCNSGYRLDNSATVTCQASGQFTSLAATCTKVCSTPPTLANGDFTVKNNANQYDINTVLTYTCNSGYRLDNSATVTCQASGQFSSLAATCTKVCSTPPTLANGDFTVKNNANQYDINTILTYTCNSGYRLDNSATVTCQASGQFTSLAATCTKVCLAPPVLSNGEFTPINNPAYYNINSQVTYTCNSGYRLDNSPTITCQASGQFTALAATCTKVCLAPPTLTNGQFSPVNTPAQYDINAVLTYTCNAGYKLENSPTITCQSTGQFTALSATCTRVCTTPPTLANGDFTVKANQYDINTVLTYTCNSGYRLDNSATATCQASGQFTTLTAVCTKVCSTPPALTNGDFTVKNNANQYDINTVLTYTCNSGYRLDNSATVTCQASGQFTTLTAVCTKVCSTPPTLANGDFTVKNNANQYDINTVLTYTCNSGYRLDNSATVTCQASGQFTSLAAVCTKVCSTPPTLANGDFTVKNNANQYDINTVLTYTCNSGYRLDNSATITCQASGQFTSLAATCTRVCSTPPTLANGDFTVKANQYDINTVLTYTCNSGYRLDNSATVTCQASGQFTSLAATCTKVCSTPPTLANGDFTVKNNANQYDINTVLTYTCNSGYRLDNSATVTCQASGQFTSLAATCTKVCTTPPTLANGDFTVKNNANQYDINTVLTYTCNSGYRLDNSATVTCQASGQFTSLAATCTRVCLTPPTLANGDFTVKNNANQYDINTVLTYTCNSGYRLDNSATVTCQASGQFTALTAVCTRVCTTPPTLANGDFTVKNNANQYDINTVLTYTCNSGYRLDNSATVTCQASGQFTSLAAVCTLICGEPPIPANGVYAVVKTPPIFNIGDQISYSCNNGFILQGTRVNTCFEHWFV from the exons ATGTGGAATCCATTGGcggttgttattgttgtgtgTTTATTACTATTAGAAGTTTCAGCTTACCCGCATTGTGGTGTCTCTCACTTATCACGAAGACCATGCGGTCGTCCAGCCATTGACCGGTTTAATTGCTTACAACG CGGTTGTTGCTACGACAGAAATGCGGTTCATATCAATATTCGGTGTTATTATAAAG CTTCAACGCTCTCTTTCGGCAACCAAGTGATCGGGCCTTCAACAACACCAACATCAACACCGGTTACAACCCAAACCACATCGGCGGCTCCATCCGCAAGCCAACTAATCATGCAATCCCTCGCCTTGATTACTTCTAACGGCGCTGATTACACGACGGCGCTCGCGTTACTGGCGAGAG AGATTCTTGGAACGAATGTTTACAGTACGATAGAGTTTGCTCAAAAGTATGGAGACGATTATCTACTCTTGCAAATAATCA GTGCAGCAGAAGGAAAATCTCCCCCCAACCAAGCCA AGTTATTGCACCACGGCGGCGAAAATGGATATCCAGGAAGTCAAGTTCTTTCCCAATGCAGTCCACAGAACCGGAATAATACTTGCGGTAATCCTTTCTACACAACCAG atcGAGTTGCCTGCGATGGAACTGTTGTTGGGACTTCGCTTCAAGAAGTTGCTACCATTCCACGAATAACA TTATTTACATGAGACGTCGATGTCCACCTGGTTTTACAAACCCACCAAAATGCATTG aaataaatgaatgtttgTCAAACCCATGTATGAACAACGGTGTGTGTGTGGACAAGATTAATGGATATAAATGTATCTGCCCAATCTCCCCTGCTGGTCCAAATTGTGAAATAt ATTGCGCTACACCCCAAAGTCCCAGAAATGGAGCTGTGACCCCAGTTAAGCAGTTTTACAACGCAAACGATATTGTAAGATATTCGTGTAATGTTGGATACGATTTATTTGGAAGATCAGAAAATGTTTGCACAAGAAGTGGGCAGTGGTCGACTTCAACACCCCACTGCTTGGAAG CTTGTGGCAAACCAACCGATATCGCAAATGGTCGATACTCTCCTGTATTAACCCCACCATACTACAAGATCAACCAAGTTGTAACATATGCTTGTGATGCAAACTATGTACTGCAAGGATCTCCTGTTATTATATGCCAGATAAATGGACAATTCACGCAAACACGAGCTTCTTGCATACCag ttgttGTAAAATGTAGCAACCCACCAGCATTGTTAAATGGACAGTTTATTTCTGCAATTGAATACGCTGTCAATGCACAAGTGAGGTATACTTGTAATACTGGTTATAGACTTGATAACAGCGATGTTATTACGTGTCAAACTAGTGGACAGTTCACTTCACTCACTGCTGTCTGTACTAAAg tttgtaCAACACCACCTACACTGGCCAATGGGGATTTTACTGTGAAGAATAATGCAAACCAATATGATATCAACACTGTATTAACATATACATGCAACAGTGGTTATCGACTGGATAACAGCCCAACAATTACATGTCAAGCTAGTGGACAATTTACTGCTTTAACTGCCGTTTGTACTAGAG TTATAAAATGCACCAACCCTCCTGCACTGATGAATGGACTATACAGCCCACAACAGAATTCATACAGTGTGAATGATGTTATCACGTACACTTGTAATAATGGGTACAAGATTAACAATAGTCCAACCATAACATGCCAAGCTAGTGGACAATTTACTGCACTTGCTGCCACTTGTACTAAAG tTTGTTCAACACCCCCTACACTGGCCAATGGAGATTTTACTGTGAAGAATAATGCAAACCAATATGATATCAACACTGTATTAACATATACATGCAACAGTGGTTATCGACTGGATAACAGTCCAACAGCAACATGTCAAGCTAGTGGAAAATTTACTGCTTTAACTGCTGTTTGTACAAAAG tttgttcAACACCACCTACACTGGCCAATGGAGATTTTACTGTGAAGAATAATGCAAACCAATATGATATCAACACTGTATTAACATATACATGCAACAGTGGTTATCGATTGGATAACAGTGCAACAGTAACATGTCAAGCTAGTGGACAATTTACTGCTTTAACTGCTGTTTGTACAACAG TTTGTTTGATCCCACCCCCATTACCCAATGGAGCATATTCACCAACCAGAAACCCTGTAATTTTTAATGTGAATGAAATCATTACATATACTTGTAATGCTAATTTCAAATTGAAAGGAAGCAACACAGTAAGATGTGAAACAAACGGTCAATACACGACACTTGCTGCTACTTGTGCTTCAG ATGATAAATGTGGAGGTCCACCTTTACTCACTAATGGTGAATACAGTCCTGTGAAGACCCCACTTGAATACAACATTAATGAGAATGTAGTTTATACATGCAACAGTGGTTATCGCTTGGATAACTCAGACACCATAACATGCCAAGCTGCAAATCAATGGTCAACATTATCCGCAGTTTGCACAAAAG TTTGTCTCACCCCTCCCACGCTGACACATGGTTCATACACCCCTGTAAACAATCCACTTAAGTATGATATCAACACGGTACTAACATATACTTGTGGAAGTGGATTTCTTCTTGAAAACAGCGACAAAATAACTTGTACATCCACTGGACAATGGTCCGCACTAGCTGCAACATGCACAAGGG TTTGCACAGCACCTCCGGCGCTTGCTAATGGAGACTATTCTCCAAAAAACAACCCAGTTGTTTATCGCATTGGTGATACTGTAACTTACACTTGTGGTAGTGGATACACTCTCAGCAGCAGTGCTACAagcacctgtcaatcaactgGCCAATGGGTGGCTCCTACAGCTACTTGTGTTAAAG TTTGTTTGACGCCACCTTCATTAACAAATGGAGCATACATGCCCGTCACTGCAGAGTATGCCGTACATGCTGTAGTCACCTACACTTGCAACAATGGATATAAATTAGAGAACGTTAATTCTATATCCTGCCCTGCTAGTGGAACTTGGCCAGCATTGCCAACTACATGCACTAGAA TTTGTTCAACACCACCTACACTGGCCAATGGAGATTTTACTGTGAAGAATAATGCAAACCAATATGATATCAACACTGTATTAACATATACATGCAACGGTGGTTATCGACTAGATAACAGTCCAACAATTACATGTCAAGCTAGTGGAAAATTTACTGCACTTGCGGCTACTTGTACTAAAG TCTGTTCAACACCACCTACACTGGCCAATGGAGATTTTACTGTGAAGAATAATGCAAACCAATATGATATCAACACTGTATTAACATATACATGCAACAGTGGTTATCGACTGGAAAAGAGTCCATCAATAACATGTCAAGCTAGTGGAAAATTTACTTCACTTGGAGCAGTTTGCACTAAAG tttGTACAACCCCACCTACACTGGCCAATGGAGATTTTACTGTGAAGAATAATGCAAACCAATATGATATCAACACTGTATTAACATATACatgcaacagtggttataGACTGGATAACAGTCCAACAGCAACATGTCAAGCTAGTGgacaatttacaaaattaactgCTGTATGTACTAAAG TCTGTTCAACACCACCTACACTTACCAATGGAGATTTTACTGTGAAGAATAAAGCAAACCAATATGATATCAACACTGTATTAACATATACATGCAACGGTGGTTATCGACTAGATAAGAGTCCAACAATAACATGTCAAGCTAGTGGAAAATTTACTTCACTTGGAGCAGTTTGTACACGTG TTTGTACAACCCCACCTACACTGGCCAATGGAGATTTTACTGTGAAGAATAATGCAAACCAATATGATATCAACACTGTATTAACATATACATGCAACAGTGGTTATCGACTGGAAAAGAGTCCAACAGTAACATGTCAAGCTAGTGGAAAATTTACTTCACTTGCAGCTGTTTGTACAACag TATGTTCAACGCCACCTACATTAGCCAATGGACGTTTTACTGTGAAGAATAATGCAAACCAATATGATATCAACACTGTATTAACATATACATGCAACAGTGGTTATCGATTGGATAACAGTGCAACAATAACATGTCAAGCTAGTGGCCAATTTACTTCGCTTGCAGCTACTTGTACTAAag TTTGTTCAACACCACCTACACTGGCCAATGGAGATTTTACTGTGAAGAACAATGCAAACCAATATGATATCAACACTGTATTAACATATGTATGCAACAGTGGTTATCGACTGGATAACAGTGCAACAATAACATGTCAAGCTAGTGGAAAATTTACTGCACTTGCAGCTACTTGTACAAAAG TTTGTACAACACCACCTACACTGGCCAATGGAGATTTTACTGTGAAGAATAATGCAAACCAATATGATATCAACACTGTATTAACATATACATGCAACAGTGGTTATCGATTGGATAACAGTGCAACAGTAACATGTCAAGCTAGTGGACAATTTACTGCATTAGCAGCTACTTGTACAAAAG TTTGTACAACACCACCTACACTGGCCAATGGAGATTTTACTGTGAAGAATAATGCAAACCAATATGATATCAACACTGTATTAACATATACATGCAACAGTGGTTATCGACTGGATAACAGTGCAACAGTAACATGTCAAGCTAGTGGACAATTTACTTCACTTGCAGCTACTTGTACTAAAG TTTGTTCAACACCACCTACACTGGCCAATGGAGATTTTACTGTGAAGAATAATGCAAACCAATATGATATCAACACTGTATTAACATATACATGCAACAGTGGTTATCGACTGGATAACAGTGCAACAGTAACATGTCAAGCTAGTGGACAATTTTCTTCACTTGCAGCTACTTGTACtaaag TTTGTTCAACACCACCTACACTGGCCAATGGAGATTTTACTGTGAAGAATAATGCAAATCAATATGATATCAACACTATATTAACATATACATGCAACAGTGGTTATCGACTGGATAACAGTGCAACAGTAACATGTCAAGCTAGTGGTCAATTTACTTCACTTGCAGCTACTTGTACGAAAG TTTGTCTTGCACCTCCTGTCCTGAGTAATGGAGAGTTTACTCCGATTAACAATCCTGCATATTATAACATTAACTCgcaagttacatatacatgCAACAGTGGTTATCGACTAGATAACAGTCCAACAATAACATGTCAAGCTAGTGGACAATTTACTGCTCTTGCTGCAACTTGTACTAAAG TATGCTTGGCACCACCCACTTTGACAAATGGACAGTTCAGTCCTGTGAATACACCAGCTCAATATGATATCAATGCTGTGCTAACCTACACATGCAACGCCGGGTATAAACTGGAAAACTCACCCACCATAACATGCCAAAGCACTGGGCAGTTCACTGCACTATCAGCTACTTGTACAAGAG TATGTACAACACCACCTACACTGGCCAATGGAGATTTTACTGTGAAGGCAAACCAATATGATATTAACACTGTATTGACATATACATGCAACAGTGGTTATCGACTGGATAACAGTGCAACAGCAACATGTCAAGCTAGTGGACAATTTACAACATTAACTGCTGTTTGCACAAAAG TCTGTTCAACACCACCTGCACTGACCAATGGAGATTTTACTGTGAAGAATAATGCAAACCAATATGATATTAACACTGTATTAACATATACATGCAACAGTGGTTATCGACTGGATAACAGTGCAACAGTAACATGTCAAGCTAGTGGGCAATTTACTACATTAACTGCTGTTTGTACCAAag TTTGTTCAACACCACCTACACTGGCCAATGGAGATTTTACTGTGAAGAATAATGCAAACCAATATGATATCAACACTGTATTAACATATACATGCAACAGTGGTTATCGACTGGATAACAGTGCAACAGTAACATGCCAAGCTAGTGGACAATTTACTTCGCTTGCAGCTGTTTGTACTAAAG TTTGTTCAACACCACCTACACTGGCCAATGGAGATTTTACTGTGAAGAATAATGCAAACCAATATGATATCAACACTGTATTAACATATACATGCAACAGTGGTTATCGACTGGATAACAGTGCCACAATTACATGTCAAGCTAGTGGACAATTTACTTCGTTGGCAGCTACTTGTACCAGAG TATGTTCAACACCACCCACACTGGCCAATGGAGATTTTACTGTGAAGGCAAACCAATATGATATTAACACTGTATTAACATATACATGCAACAGTGGTTATCGACTGGATAACAGTGCAACAGTAACATGTCAAGCTAGTGGACAATTTACTTCACTTGCAGCTACTTGTACTAAAG TTTGTTCAACACCACCTACACTGGCCAATGGAGATTTTACTGTGAAGAATAATGCAAACCAATATGATATCAACACTGTATTAACATATACATGCAACAGTGGTTATCGACTGGATAACAGTGCAACAGTAACATGTCAAGCTAGTGGACAATTTACCTCGCTTGCAGCTACTTGTACTAAAG tttgtacAACACCACCTACACTGGCCAATGGAGATTTTACTGTAAAGAATAATGCAAACCAATATGATATCAACACTGTATTAACATATACATGCAACAGTGGTTATCGACTGGATAACAGTGCAACAGTAACATGTCAAGCTAGTGGACAATTTACTTCACTTGCAGCTACTTGTACCAGAG TTTGTTTAACACCACCTACACTGGCCAATGGAGATTTTACTGTGAAGAATAATGCAAACCAATATGATATCAACACTGTATTAACATATACATGCAACAGTGGTTATCGACTGGATAACAGTGCAACAGTAACATGTCAAGCTAGTGGGCAATTTACTGCTTTAACTGCTGTTTGTACAAgag TTTGTACAACACCACCTACACTGGCCAATGGGGATTTTACTGTGAAGAATAATGCAAACCAATATGATATCAACACTGTATTAACATATACATGCAACAGTGGTTATCGACTGGATAACAGTGCAACAGTAACATGTCAAGCTAGTGGACAATTTACTTCACTTGCAGCTGTTTGTACATTAA tttgtgGTGAACCACCTATACCAGCCAATGGAGTTTACGCTGTTGTTAAAACTCCCCCAATATTCAACATTGGAGACCAGATATCTTACTCATGTAACAACGGATTCATCTTGCAAGGCACAAGAGTAAATACATGCTTTGAACACTGGTTTGTTTGA